From Phycodurus eques isolate BA_2022a chromosome 13, UOR_Pequ_1.1, whole genome shotgun sequence, a single genomic window includes:
- the wls gene encoding protein wntless homolog, whose translation MAGAIIENMSTKKLVIVGVILLLFQAFAFMVGGLIAPSPTSAVHYLATKCVDTVKHRQETKWFMPWGPNQCDKIRTFDEAMAKRIEANNIVFAVHIPLPNKEMSPWFQFMLVILQFDIAFKMYNQIEDGAMVTVDVGLAYRDDTVSEWTEMAHSFEKRKLNCNFTTSKTFENEGRYYECDLLPFMEVGSVAHKYYLLNIRLPVNERKKINVGIGEIKDIRLVGIHQNGGFTKVWFAMKTFLTPSILIIMIWYWRRIRLMTRPPVLLEKVIFALGISMTFINIPVEWFSIGFNWTWMLLFGDIRQGIFYSMLLSFWIIFCGEHLMDQTERNRFSVYWKQVGPIVFGSFCLFIFDMCERGVQLTNPFYSIWASDVGTELAMAFIIVAGICACLYFLFLCFMVFQVFRNISGKRTSLPAMSKARRLHYEGLIFRFKFLMLVTLACAAMTVIFFIISQVNEGHWHWGEHTVQVNSAFFTGIYGMWNLYVFAIMFLYAPSHKRYGDDQSSGQCITGDTAANSGEDIQLTTTITHVDGPTEIYKMTGKEAQE comes from the exons ATGGCGGGGGCAATTATCGAGAACATGAGCACCAAAAAGTTGGTGATAGTGGGAGTTATACTGCTTTTGTTCCAGGCGTTCGCTTTCATGGTCGGTGGGTTAAttg CTCCTAGCCCCACCTCGGCAGTCCACTATCTGGCTACCAAATGTGTGGACACTGTCAAGCACCGCCAGGAAACAAAGTGGTTCATGCCTTGGGGTCCCAACCAATGTGACAAGATCCGGACCTTTGATGAGGCCATGGCCAAGAGGATTGAGGCCAACAACATTGTGTTTGCTGTCCACATTCCTCTGCCTAACAAGGAGATGAGCCCCTGGTTCCAGTTCATGCTGGTTATCTTGCAGTTTGACATCGCGTTCAAGATGTACAACCAGATAG AGGATGGAGCAATGGTCACTGTTGACGTGGGCCTGGCCTACAGAGACGATACAGTCAGTGAGTGGACCGAGATGGCTCACTCTTTTGAAAAACGGAAGCTCAACTGCAACTTCACCACTTCAAAG ACTTTTGAAAATGAGGGTCGTTACTATGAATGTGACCTGTTGCCCTTCATGGAGGTCGGTAGTGTGGCTCATAAGTACTATCTCCTCAACATCCGTCTGCCCGTCAATGAGCGCAAGAAGATCAACGTGGGCATTGGAGAAATAAAGGATATTCGCTTGGTT GGTATCCACCAAAATGGAGGTTTCACTAAGGTTTGGTTTGCCATGAAGACCTTCCTGACACCcagcatcctcatcatcatgatcTGGTACTGGAGGCGCATCAGGCTTATGACCAGACCCCCTGTGCTGCTGGAGAA AGTGATCTTTGCTCTGGGGATCTCCATGACGTTCATCAACATCCCAGTGGAGTGGTTCTCAATTGGCTTCAACTGGACCTGGATGTTGCTTTTTGGAGACATCCGACAAGGCATTTTCTATTCCATGTTGCTTTCCTTCTGGATCATCTTCTGCGGGGAGCACCTCATG GACCAGACGGAGAGGAATCGTTTCTCAGTGTATTGGAAGCAAGTTGGGCCCATCGTGTTTGGGTCTTTCTGTCTCTTTATCTTTGACATGTGTGAGAG AGGTGTCCAGTTGACAAACCCCTTCTATAGCATCTGGGCATCTGATGTTGGGACTGAGCTGGCT ATGGCTTTCATTATAGTGGCAGGGATTTGCGCCTGCCTCTACTTTCTCTTCCTCTGTTTCATGGTTTTCCAAGTCTTCCGCAACATAAGTGGTAAGAGGACTTCACTTCCTGCCATGTCCAAGGCCAGACGCCTGCACTATGAG GGTTTGATTTTTAGGTTCAAATTTCTCATGTTGGTCACTTTGGCCTGTGCTGCCATGACCGtcatcttcttcatcatcaGTCAG GTGAATGAGGGTCACTGGCACTGGGGGGAACACACCGTGCAGGTGAACAGCGCCTTCTTCACAGGCATCTACGGAATGTGGAACCTGTACGTATTCGCCATCATGTTCTTGTATGCCCCCTCTCACAAGCGATACGGAGATGACCAGTCAAGTGGACAGTGCATCACTG